Proteins encoded by one window of Burkholderia plantarii:
- the murD gene encoding UDP-N-acetylmuramoyl-L-alanine--D-glutamate ligase, with protein MFGDRQRPMVLVLGLGESGLAIARWCARHACPLRVADTREAPPNLAALRESVADAGFVGGAFTPALLDGGVEIVALSPGLSPLEPALAALLAAARERGIPVWGELEFFARALAGLAANGYAPKVLAITGTNGKTTTTSLTGLLCERAGRSVAVAGNISPAMLDRLSAAIDAAALPQVWVLELSSFQLETAETFAPDAATVLNITQDHLDWHGGFAAYAAAKGRVFGPRTVRVLNRDDAETMKFMPPAAAGDAPRAITFGLNEPNREGDYGLLRDNGINWLVEAIDRDAADEPVSPRRRKAGAAVAPTLTAKRLMPADALRIRGLHNAANALAAFALARAIELPSAALLHGLREYRGEAHRVELIASLDGVDYVDDSKGTNVGATVAALDGLAQRAVLIAGGDGKGQDFSPLAAPVARWCRAVMLIGRDAPQIRAVLADSGVPLADHATLEAAVRAASELAEPGDAVLLSPACASFDMFTGYAHRAAVFRSALEDIALDRGTSL; from the coding sequence ATGTTTGGAGATCGGCAGCGGCCGATGGTGCTCGTGCTGGGGCTCGGTGAATCGGGCCTCGCGATCGCGCGTTGGTGCGCGAGGCACGCGTGTCCGTTGCGCGTCGCGGATACGCGCGAGGCGCCGCCGAATCTCGCCGCGCTGCGCGAGTCCGTGGCCGACGCCGGGTTCGTCGGCGGCGCGTTCACGCCGGCCCTGCTCGACGGCGGCGTCGAGATCGTAGCGCTGAGCCCGGGCCTGTCGCCGCTCGAGCCGGCGCTCGCGGCGCTGCTCGCGGCCGCGCGCGAACGCGGCATCCCGGTGTGGGGCGAACTCGAATTCTTCGCGCGCGCGCTGGCCGGGCTCGCCGCCAACGGCTACGCGCCGAAGGTGCTCGCGATCACCGGCACCAACGGCAAGACCACCACCACCAGCCTGACCGGCCTGCTCTGCGAACGCGCGGGGCGGTCGGTGGCGGTGGCCGGCAACATCAGCCCGGCGATGCTCGACCGGCTGTCGGCCGCGATCGACGCTGCCGCGCTGCCGCAGGTATGGGTGCTGGAGCTGTCGAGCTTCCAGCTCGAAACCGCGGAGACGTTCGCGCCCGACGCGGCGACGGTGCTCAACATCACGCAGGACCATCTCGACTGGCACGGCGGCTTCGCGGCCTACGCGGCCGCGAAGGGCCGCGTCTTCGGGCCGCGCACCGTGCGCGTGCTGAACCGCGACGATGCCGAGACGATGAAGTTCATGCCGCCCGCGGCGGCGGGCGACGCGCCGCGCGCGATCACATTCGGCCTGAACGAGCCGAATCGCGAGGGCGACTACGGCCTGCTGCGCGACAACGGCATCAACTGGCTGGTCGAGGCGATCGATCGCGACGCCGCCGACGAGCCGGTCTCGCCGCGGCGCCGCAAGGCCGGCGCCGCGGTCGCACCGACCCTGACGGCCAAGCGTCTGATGCCGGCCGACGCGCTGCGCATTCGCGGGCTGCACAACGCGGCCAACGCGCTGGCCGCGTTCGCGCTCGCTCGCGCGATCGAGCTGCCGAGCGCCGCGCTGCTGCACGGGCTGCGCGAATACCGCGGCGAGGCGCATCGCGTCGAGCTGATCGCCTCGCTCGACGGCGTCGATTACGTCGACGACAGCAAGGGCACCAACGTCGGCGCGACGGTCGCCGCGCTCGACGGCCTCGCGCAGCGCGCGGTGCTGATCGCCGGCGGCGACGGCAAGGGGCAGGATTTCTCGCCGCTCGCGGCACCCGTGGCGCGCTGGTGCCGCGCGGTGATGCTGATCGGCCGCGACGCGCCGCAGATCCGCGCGGTGCTGGCCGACAGCGGCGTGCCGCTCGCCGATCACGCCACGCTCGAGGCCGCCGTGCGCGCCGCGAGCGAGCTGGCCGAGCCCGGCGACGCGGTGCTGCTGTCGCCGGCCTGCGCGAGCTTCGACATGTTTACCGGTTATGCGCATCGCGCCGCGGTGTTCCGCAGCGCGCTCGAGGACATCGCACTCGACAGGGGGACGTCGCTATGA